In Camelina sativa cultivar DH55 chromosome 13, Cs, whole genome shotgun sequence, the genomic window CAAACTTAGAAGACTCCACATCATCACGCTCCTCACAGATCCTTGGGAAGCCTTAAAGTCCAATCCACCACGCTCCTTTCCTTGTCGGCGACATGAACTAATAAGAGTAACTTGATATCTTCCAACATATCGGATATGTTGTTGTGGATCTTCTTATTTTGCCGAGCTACAGTGTTTTCCAACGCCTCAGCTCTCGCCAGCAATCTCTCCATTCGGCTTCTCaactcttcttcactctccacGCTTGCTTCCCGAGCTACAGTACTTTCATGACATCTCCTTCTTTTCCCCATGGTTCGCCGGAGGTGATGGCCAGCAGTACGTTGGGGATCTGCTGAAGAAGCACGGCGTACTAAGGTGTGAATTTTTCTCCAAACGCTTAATCAACTAATCCTATTTCAAAAGCTTTTTCGAACaaggattgaagaagaagaagaagaagaggctcgGAAGAGCAGCGTTAGTAGGGATTTGAAGAACGAGGagggaaccaaaaaaaaaaaaaaaaattgtaacaaggCTGGNGGCCCTATTTTAACCtgaattgtttttataaaagcCCTTTTAAGAGTCCGAaaatctttttctctatttaatcAGGTTCAGGGCTTAAGTTTATTTTAGCGGACCCTGACTGGCCCTAAGTTTTAGGCCCTTTATAATTAGgaatttagatttattttttttttggcttttttggCTTTTAACACGTCCAAAGATGGTGGAATGATTTGAAAGAAAGGAGTAAAGAAGAGTAgactcttcttgttcttgaaagGTAGTACGTACTTTTTTAAAGGAACTTTCGTGCataaaaaaagacatttttacATTCTACAAAAAGGCTTTAATTTGTACAAATccataaaatttgaaactagATAAACCGTAATCGCCCTCATTGCTGGACCGCGAGAACCGAAACAGAGAGCTCGAGATCTTTGGAGACCAACAAATCTCCAACCTCTCCTAACTCCTTCATATCGCTCCATTCTGACAACCCTTCCAACATCAATAGATTCTCTTCGTGTCTTATCCCGACCATCATCAGATCAAAGtcgtctccttccttccttAGCAACCCCAGTAGATCCACCGCTTCCTCTATTCTTATCTTTAGAATTGTCAGAAACAGATCAGGAACACATTATTAATAATTACGATCATGAGAAAAACCTCTGCTTTCGTATGTCTAAAAACAAgaatttttctaaaccaaataGAGACAAGGGTTTCTTTACCTCTCTGAAGACGATGTTTTTTTCGGAATTCTCTTTGCGGAAGACGTTGATGACTCTCATGTCATGCTTTCTCTCGACCATGTCTCTGAGCGGAGAGGCGCCGTTCTTGTCCACGAGCCGGAAGACATGGAGCTCGACGCTGGGATGGCTTGCTAAGCGTGTAGCATACGCAAGCATTTCGCGGTCATCCGGTCCACCTAAAAAGATGGCACATATATTGATGCTAAGTTTTTTCAGTGGGACGAATCTGAAGTCTGGGAGCCTTCCTCGGTCTATGAAAAGCGCAACGGAGCACGGACAGTTTTGCAACAGATTCCGACAAAGGAGCCTCTCCCACGACTCGATCCCGGCATCAAGAGTAAAGATTACAAGATCTGTTTCCTGGTCAAAGGCAATGGCACACACGTCCTCGTGCATGGTCTTTCGCGGCGCCACTGCAGTGAAGCACTCTATCAACACGGTCTCCATATTAGTATTCTCGTAGTTGTGGAAGGCCTTAACGATCTGGTCTCTTCGGCTAGGCACGATGAAGGGACTTATCTCCTGCGTGTGATGAATAAGGAGAGGAAGACTATGGTTATTAAGCTCTTCTAGATTCACTGCGAAGACGGAGAGAGGAGCTCCGATGGCTGGACGAGAGAGTTCGACAATGTCCAGCACCGGGCGGACCGCCTCACGGTTCCGGAAACAAGTGAGGATCCTCAGCGGAGCCTCCACTCGGCAGTGTTGCACCGTACGTCTCTTGTAAGGGTTGCGTTTGCTCATGGTTTGGTACAGTTTCTTCACTATCACTATGATAACTGTTGAGGATACCGTTGCTGACATTACCATTGCTCCAAAAGATTTGCTTGATATTTTCTGCACCCCTTGACCAAAagtaaaaagttattttttgttGACCTTCCAGCTAATTAAAATACATACATATCATGCATACTTCATACATGTGGGGGTAAATTAAAAGTTACTATATTTTTAGTTACCGTGTAATTGAGGTTCTGTTTGTAGATCTGAACGTCGTAAAGTCCTTGGATATTNACGCCGTTCTGGTCCACGAGCCGGAATACATGGAGCTCGACGCTGGGATGGCTGGCCAAGCGTGTAGCATACGCAAGCATTTCGCGGTCATCTGGTCCACCTAAAAAGATAGCACATATGTTGATGCTAAGCTTTTTCAGTGGAACGAACCTGAAGTCTGGGAGCCTTCCTCGGTCTATGAAAAGCGCAACGGAGCATGGACAGTTTTGCAACAGATTCCGACAAAGGAGCCTCTCCCACGACTCGATCCCGGCATCAAGAGTAAATATCACAAGATCTGTTTCCTGGTCAAAGGCGATGGCACATACGTCCTCGTGCATGGTCTTTCGCGGCGCCACTGCAGTGAAGCACTCTATCAACACGGTCTCCATATTAGTATTCTCGAAGTTGTGGAAGGCCTTAACGATCTGGTCTCTTCGGCTAGGCACGATGAAGGGACTTATCTCCTGCGTGTGATGAATAAGGAGAGGAAGACTATGGTTATTAAGCTCTTCTAGATTCACTGCGAAGACGGAGAGAGGAGCTCCGATGGCTGGACGAGAGAGTTCGACAATGTCCAGCACCGGGCGGACCGCCTCACGGTTCCGGAAACAAGTGAGGATCCTCAGCGGAGCCTCCACTCGGCAGTGTTGCACCGTACGTCTCTTGTAAGGGTTGCGTTTGCTCATGGTTTGGTACAGTTTCTTCACTATCACTATGATAACTGTTGAGGATACCGTTGCTGACATTACCATTGCTCCAAAAGATTTGCTTGATATTTTCTGCACCCCTTGACCAAAagtaaaaagttattttttgttGACCTTCCAGCTAATTAAAATACATACATATCATGCATACTTCATACATGTGGGGGTAAATTAAAAGTTACTATATTTTTAGTTACCGTGTAATTGAGGTTCTGTTTGTAGATCTGAACGTCGTAAAGTCCTTGGATATTGACGATAAAGCCAACAAGAATGGCGTGCCAAAGAGGCACATTGTAGTAAAGGGAAGGCAAGGCAATGGCTATCATTTTGGCAAACCGGACCACACCAAAAAGTATCTCATACCGGATAACATCTCTCCAGGAAACCTGTGAGAGATTGATATTGTAGCCGATCCCAATGATGTAGCAAGGCATCaggaaaaaccaaacaaaacagcCGATTTTGTCTGACAGTCCGGTGCCTAGAGGCGGACGTTTTGGGGTGGCTAGGCCTAAGACCACCGCACCAAAGAAGTAAGGCAGACCCACAAATTCTGCCCAGAGACAGGTGACGAAGAGCAAGACGCATATAACGCAGAGGTACGAGGTCTTGAGAGAGTGTCCTTCTGGTGTTCTCCCCTTCATCCACCTCATTATTGGTCGAAACACATATATTATTGCCACTATCATGACCATCTGCGTTTTATCAAGATTTTTCGTTTTACTAATTACTTTTgtacaaatttaattaattaattaagaaatatacataaattttgctaggatcatatgatatatatttttagttaaccTGTGAGAGGGACAAGAGGAGAGCTCGGTTTTTGTCTTCTAAGTCAACGTTAAGTTTAATGGCGATGTTAAGCATGAAAAAACACCATGAGAGGCAGTCATGCACCATCATGGAGGCAAGTGCTAACCTCCCTGGCTCAGTGTTCAACATCTTCAGGCTCGACAAGACTCCGTAAGCCACCTGAAAAAACATTGTGGATTCGACGATCGCCACGTGGTGGAACTCCGCGGGAGGGACCCCATCTGGCACGCCTCCGAGCCTCTTGGAGATGAAGATGGCCGCGAATTGGCCACACACGAAAGGTATGAGGAAAAGTAAGATGCCGTTTATGAATGCTAACTTGCCTACTCTCTTTATCATCCTAGTGTCTACTTGACATGTTGTGATGTAGCAAACGAAGAGAAAACATAAGGCCTCGAAGGATTCAATTATGAACACGCTTCTCTTGTAGAAAAATGTCGACATGTACTGTTTGTTACGTCCTATAACCGACGGTCCTAAGCAGATCCCAGCCTGcaagcaaaaaagaaagaacaaaacgttttaatttaatttacatggCTGCATGTTTTtgagattaattaattaatactcCATATATATACCAGGATCTGAGTGAGGAATACGAATTTTCCGAAAGGCCtgagaagaaactgaaaaaagaCTGAAATTAAGGTAAAGACAGATatctgaaggagaagaagaggaagagtaaACTTGATCGGGTTCTCTCCC contains:
- the LOC104734134 gene encoding cation/H(+) antiporter 27, with product MENITKTFQYGGVDWICEPWLGAGSMGIGRGENPIKFTLPLLLLQISVFTLISVFFQFLLRPFGKFVFLTQILAGICLGPSVIGRNKQYMSTFFYKRSVFIIESFEALCFLFVCYITTCQVDTRMIKRVGKLAFINGILLFLIPFVCGQFAAIFISKRLGGVPDGVPPAEFHHVAIVESTMFFQVAYGVLSSLKMLNTEPGRLALASMMVHDCLSWCFFMLNIAIKLNVDLEDKNRALLLSLSQMVMIVAIIYVFRPIMRWMKGRTPEGHSLKTSYLCVICVLLFVTCLWAEFVGLPYFFGAVVLGLATPKRPPLGTGLSDKIGCFVWFFLMPCYIIGIGYNINLSQVSWRDVIRYEILFGVVRFAKMIAIALPSLYYNVPLWHAILVGFIVNIQGLYDVQIYKQNLNYTKISSKSFGAMVMSATVSSTVIIVIVKKLYQTMSKRNPYKRRTVQHCRVEAPLRILTCFRNREAVRPVLDIVELSRPAIGAPLSVFAVNLEELNNHSLPLLIHHTQEISPFIVPSRRDQIVKAFHNYENTNMETVLIECFTAVAPRKTMHEDVCAIAFDQETDLVIFTLDAGIESWERLLCRNLLQNCPCSVALFIDRGRLPDFRFVPLKKLSINICAIFLGGPDDREMLAYATRLASHPSVELHVFRLVDKNGASPLRDMVERKHDMRVINVFRKENSEKNIVFREIRIEEAVDLLGLLRKEGDDFDLMMVGIRHEENLLMLEGLSEWSDMKELGEVGDLLVSKDLELSVSVLAVQQ